From the genome of Oryza glaberrima chromosome 1, OglaRS2, whole genome shotgun sequence:
AGAATTCAGGTTTGGAGATAGGACACATTACCTGTGTTTCGtacagttttttcttttcttttcttttcttttgagttGCCTGAGCACTTATTTATTTGTATTAGCTTACTGTACCTCTCATGTATCTTAGCGTGAACGTTGTTCGACATGCAGCAAGAGGTTTTTATCTGTATCAAGCTATTTCAGAGCCAATGTGTTGTACATGTAATATTTTGCAGTAGTAGTCAATCATGTGTTCATCTTGCAAAGCCAAATGAGCTGTATCAAACCAAATCTGATTGGTGTGGCAGTGCTCTTCGCATTGTTGCTATCTGCAGAAGCTATCTGATGCTTAGCTGCTACTCTCTCCTTTccatattataagatgtttggATTTTATTCTTGGTCAAATttcttcaagtttgaccaagtaaAACGTCtgataatatgaaacggagttAGTACTGTAATGCAACAACGCAAGTACTTGTGAACTGAACAATGCTTCACATTACCAAACCACATTTACAGCAAGCATCTCCCAATCCTCTTCTGACGCATGAACAATTTTGACACATATGAGCATCAGAGAGGAACACACGTGTAGTAGTACTGTACAATAATATAACACATCTAAGCTACCATTATACTAAATCTGTTCCATTTTGAATCATTGGTCACTGTGTTCTAGGTCACCTGACAAACCCAGATGCTTTGACAAGACGATGTTGCCATTGATGTCCATCCGGTAACGCAGCTTGCTGTAGTCCATGACGATCCTGCAGGAGCTCCATGCCTCGGCGTGCATGCTGACGCCGAGATAGTATATGTGGTCTTGCACGCTGCTCCCACTCACAGACCTGAAAGGTGAAAGTGGCgtcaaagaaagagagagatcatGAAGAGCTCATCAGGTTCAGGGTCACCAAAAGGAGAGATGATGAGGTGTGGTTCACCCCCCATCTGCTTGTGTTTGTGCatatggagaagaagaagaagaggggtaGTACCTGCAGCATGATGGGTCTTCACCAGAATCATCACAGATCTGCTCTACTGAGTACACCAGGCTTCCTAGTCCGACGTTATGAACCCATACCTGAAGAAAAAGAGCatcttttttagataaaaaaaagaggattTTTATTGAACTCGGTCGATTACGTCAAGGTGATAGAACCATATTGAAAAGGAGCACTCAGCACTGCATCATGCATTGGGAAATTATGGAAATGCAAGATGGGTAAGATTGCATGTGTACTGTCTGTAAGCAATTGATCTCGTCAGAAAATGCATATATGGTTCAAGGTATTGAGTTTCAGGCAAGCATATTAGACAGGTAGAGTGTATCGTACCTCTCTTGGGAAATGATGGTAGGTCTTCTGTGGGAAGAATGAGAAGTATGGTGGCAGGTGAGGCACGATATCATGACCATGGGTAACTCGGATTGCGTGAGGCAAGTATTTCTTGAAAAAGGAAGCAAAAGCAGCATTGCCAATCCGAGGCTGCCCAAATGTCATTAGCTTCACACCATCTAGCCCATAGTTCACCTAAAAGAAAACAGAATTCCTGTTTAGCTGTAGAGGCAAAACCTGGAGGTAAGTAAGCAGGGGCGGAACCACGCCTGGGGCAACTTGGGCTCGAGCCCCAGGCGTGGGAAAAAAATTTAACGGTCTTATACCTGAAAATTCAACAGATATTTTGATCCTTCCATGTCTCAGCCCTACGCGTATACTCCAGCCTGGGACTTAGATCGATTCTATCCCTCACTACCATTACTTGGAGGCCTATTTTAATTGCCGAACTCTCTAGTCCATACTACTACTATACTTCTTTGGACCGGCAAAGGAGGCATGTATCCCAACAATTCTACAAACAAAACCTCATTCTATGATAGCATTAGGTGATACATTTGCTAAATATGCCTATCTGTAGGAACACCTCGTGCTCTATCCTACGAGGTCGAGAATATATAATAGCGCACCTaacgtactccctctattttataatataacaaatttttagttacgaatctggacaagtgTTGAATCCAGACAATTCTATGTTagattcataactaaaaattgctatattttgaaaacagagatattatataggaattttgggTAGCTTTAGGCTGAGTTCTTAAGTGAGTTTGGGCTGAAAAAATGTCTTATTTATCATGTGCATGTTTTTTGAATTACTAAATAGTGTGTCTCATACAAAAGTTTTCAATATAGAAGTTtctctaaatatataaataaatatatattttaagtttataatagtcGATACTTAATCAATCATACACTAATAAGCTTTCTTGTTTCTCGTACCGCTAAAAATATCATTCTAACATCGGAAATGACCATAGCTTAGTCTTTAGTTTTGAGCCCTAGGCTTCAAgaaatcctggctccgccactgtaAGTAAGGAATGGAAACCTACAAACCGACCATAGATGTAGATTGCTACTACATAACTGAAAATTAGTACTAGGCTGGCAAAGGAAAGATGAAAGATCGGCTCCAAGAAGATAAAAAGGCTCGACAGCTTCGCAGACTATTTGTCCATTTGACCAGAATATAAAGTATTATCATGGAAGAAGGTGTTTCCAAATTCCAACAAAATAAAGCACTTCTCTCTTTTATGTGAAGTCAGATGTGGAGAATAAAATGTTTATAATTTATTGCACAAAACTAAGCAGAGAAACAATGTGGTGTAATTTTCTAAACAGAAAGTGATATAGGAGCTAAAAGTGAACACTCTTGAATTCAGTTAAGATGCAGTACTCACAACAAGATCAAGTGCACAAAACGAAGCCATAGCTCCACCCATTGAATGCCCTGTTACCATGATCGGAACATCTCCAAACAATTTTCGAGTCTTCTGAATACCGCTGACAACTCCATCTCGCATTGTTGTGTTATGATAAGCAGAATAAAATCCTCGGTGTACCTATGGTGAGGTGGAGCACAAAATGAATTTGGTCTGCCAATGTTGCAACTCATAATGCTGAAGCTAACATTGCTCACCATTGCTTCAGGCATACCAGGGTAGTCAAGATCAAGTTGTTTCCATAGCAAGTCCTCTATCCAGTTCTGAATGCTGCGAAATTGAAGGATCAGTACAGATTAAAGTAAGTACTTCATTAAATTAAGAGAGTACGTAGAATAGAGGTCAAGTACTTTATAAATGTGAAGTATGCACACATGAAACCAAAATACACAACAGAATACCCTTATAAGTAATAGAACGATCAAAATCAAAAAGAAATTTCAGTAAGCAAGCAAAATGAAACAGACGATAATTACCTGTTCTCTTGAGTTCCTCTAAATACAACTACTATAGCATTGATATCACTTGCAAAACCTACATATGCCTGCacatttgttaaaatattatcaACATACAAGATGCTACTAGAGACATGAAGATAAGTGTTATGATGTACACAGGCAGAAACGAACCTGCAAGCAGTTCTCCACATCTACGATGATATCCATCATTTCAAACCCCTGGGCATCCAACAAATTTACTTCAATCATCCGTGCCAAGAATTGCAGGAAGTTGCCCAAAAGTCAAACAAAATCATGTCATGGCAAACAGAAAGTATACCAGTGATAAAGGATTACCTCAATCAGGTCACCACATCTAGCACATGTCCATGTAAACAATTGTGTCAGGTCAGCAGTATAGATCTGCAGGACATCCTCTATGTTAAACTCCAAAATATTAGAAAACGTGTTGCAAACGGTTGATCCATATTGAAGGATGATCTAACATTCAGGAATAACTTAGATAAAGAAAAAGGTGAATGAACATACAGCTGAagcatattccacaagtgtctTGGCAAGCTTTGGGTTATATATGGTGGTAGAGGGATGGCGTTGAATGACCTGAATTTCTTTTATCACCAAATGTAAAAGAACCATCATCAGtcttttaaaaaggaaaacaatgaACATCTAGCGAAGCAACATTCAACATGCTGGATACATGTAGAAAAGATATAACTAGTGACAGAAAATGATTATGTAAcatgaaacaaaaaagaaaaaaaacacattattgTAACAGCTAAACTTTTGGATTCAAAGTCGAAGAGGATATGCAACAGCTTTGAATAAAAAGCTGCATGAAAGAACCCTTATAGTTCTTCTGTAATAGCCTTTTGATATGTCAAAAGGAATTTGAAATTTTGCACTATATATCATAGTACCAACGGCAACTAGATACAGCTACAACCAGC
Proteins encoded in this window:
- the LOC127765131 gene encoding probable feruloyl esterase A is translated as MERRGLLKAALLVCLIVLCSGREIQVIQRHPSTTIYNPKLAKTLVEYASAIYTADLTQLFTWTCARCGDLIEGFEMMDIIVDVENCLQAYVGFASDINAIVVVFRGTQENSIQNWIEDLLWKQLDLDYPGMPEAMVHRGFYSAYHNTTMRDGVVSGIQKTRKLFGDVPIMVTGHSMGGAMASFCALDLVVNYGLDGVKLMTFGQPRIGNAAFASFFKKYLPHAIRVTHGHDIVPHLPPYFSFFPQKTYHHFPREVWVHNVGLGSLVYSVEQICDDSGEDPSCCRSVSGSSVQDHIYYLGVSMHAEAWSSCRIVMDYSKLRYRMDINGNIVLSKHLGLSGDLEHSDQ